Below is a genomic region from Dechloromonas denitrificans.
CCTTGGTCAAGGCACCGACCGAGATGCGGTCGACGCCGGTTTCGGCAATGGAACGAATGGTTTCCAACGTGACGTTGCCGGAAGCTTCGAGCACCGCACGGCCGGCATTGATCCGGGCCGCTTCGCGCATCATGCCGAGCGAGAAATTATCGAGCAGGATCATCGTGGCCCCGGCATCGAGGGCGGTTTCCAGTTCGCGGATCGATTCGACCTCGATCTGGATGAACTTGCAGCGCGAACCAGCGCGTTCGGCAGCCAGTCGGGCTTCGGTCAACGCACCGACTATGCTGCCGGCGGCGTGAATATGGTTTTCCTTGATCAGGATGGCATCCCACAGGGCCAGGCGGTGATTGCCGCCACCACCGGCGCGAACGGCATACTTCTGGGCAATGCGCAAACCGGGCAAGGTCTTGCGGGTGTCGACCACCTGGGCCTTGGTGCCTTCGATCGCATCGGCGTAGATGCGGGCCTTGGAAGCAACCGCCGAGAGTAGTTGAAGGAAGTTCAGGGCAGTACGTTCAGCCGAAAGCAGGGCACGGGCATTGGCGCTGATCTGGCAAAGAACGTGATTGGCGGCAATCCGGTCGCCATCGGCGGCACACCAGACGACAGTCGCATTCGGATCAAGCTTGAGAATGGCCTGATCGAACCAGGCCGTGCCGCACAAAACGCCTGGCTCGCGGGAAACCACGGTGGCCTGGGCAATGCGCCGGGCGGGAACCAGTTCGGCGGTGATGTCGCCGGCACCGATATCCTCAAGCAGGGCGGCATCGACGTTGCGGGTAATTTCGGAGGCGAGCGGGAAATCAAATTCGATGGACATGGAAGCGTTGAGTCGGCATGCTGGGAGCGGAATTGTACCGTTTGAGGAGCCTGCATGTCCGAGATGATCGGTGTTTTTCATGTCAGCATCGGCGTGCTTGTTGCGCTGATCCTGGCCATCCTGCTCAGCTACTGGTATCTGCGCGATATCACCCAAAAGCGTCATACCGTTCTGCGCAACTTCCCGGTCATCGGGCATCTGCGGTTCTTTTTCGAGAGCCTGGGCGAGTATTTCAGGCAATATTTTTTCCTCGGCGACCGTGAGGAAATGCCCTTCAACCGGGCCACCCGGGCCTGGGTCTATCGTCTGGCCAAGAACGAAGGCGGCATCCTGGGTTTTGGTTCGACTTACGACATCAACCAGTCCGGGGCGCTGATTTTCGTCAATGCCGCTTTCCCCGTGCTCGAAGCCGAACATCAGCCGACACCTGCGGTACTGATTGGTGACGGTTGGTGCGACAAGCCATTTTCAGCCCGCTCGCGGATCAACATCAGCGGCATGAGCTATGGCGCGATTTCCCGTCCGGCCGTCCAGGCCCTGTCGCACGGTGCGGCCATGGCGGGTTGTTACATGGATACGGGCGAGGGCGGCTTGAGTCCCTATCACCTTGAAGGTGGCTGCGATGTGATTTTTCAGATCGGCACGGCCAAGTACGGGGTGCGCGACAGCCAGGGCAAGCTCGACCCGGCCAAGCTGCGTGAAATGGCGGCACACGAAACGGTGCGTGCCTTTGAAATCAAGCTTTCGCAAGGCGCCAAGCCGGGCAAAGGCGGCGTCTTGCCGGCAGCCAAGGTTACCGAGGAAATTGCGCGAATCCGCGGCATTACCTTCGGCGTCGATTCGATCTCGCCGAATCGTCACCCGGAAACCGGGAACATGGATGAATTGCTCGACATGGTGGTCCAGGTACGAGAAATCACGGGCAAGCCGGTTGGTATCAAAACCGCGATTGGCGGCTGGCAATTCATGCATGAACTGATCGAGGCAGTCCGTCGACGTGGCCTCTACTGTGCGCCGGACTTCCTGACCATCGATGGCGGCGAAGGCGGTTCAGGGGCTGCGCCGCAAGCGCTGGCCGATCACATGGCGCTGTCGATCAACGAAGCCTTGCCCCGTGTCGTCGATGCGCTGATCGAAAGCGGTTTGCGCGACCGGATCAAGGTGATTGCCTCCGGCAAACTGATCACCCCGGCCAAGGTTGCCTGGGCGCTGGCCTGTGGTGCCGATCTGGTCAATACGGCGCGCGGCTACATGTTTTCGCTCGGCTGCATCCAGGCCCTGCGTTGCCATCAGAACAGTTGCCCGACCGGGATCACGACGCACGACCCGCGTCTGCAGCGCGGCCTGGTGGTCGAGGACAAGGCCGAACGCGTGGCCGGCTACACGCGCAACATGAACAAGGAAATCGAAATGATCGCCCACGCTTGCGGCCTGAAGCATGCCGGGGAGTTCAAGCGGGAGCACGTGCGCATGGTTCAGCCCAACGGCCAGAGCATCTCACTCAATATGCTCTACCCGTACCCACCCATTCGTTGAACAACTGGCGGGCCGGCGCTATCGTTTCGCCGGCCGTCATGCCGATCGGGCCGCAGCCCTGGGCGAGCAAGCGGTCGGCCGCCGCACCGTGCAGATGCACCCCGGCCAGCAAGGCTTCAAGCGCCGGCCAGCCCTGAGCGAGCAGGGCAACGATCAACCCGGTCAGCACATCACCCATGCCGGCGGTGGCCATGCCCGGATTGCCGGTGGAATTGATCCAGAAACGCCCGTCGACCGCAGCAATCACCGTGCCGCAGCCTTTCAGCGCCACGTGGCAGCGATAACGTTCGGCCAGATCACACGCGGCATCGAGGCGGGCAGCCTGCACCGCTTCGGTCGAACAGGCCAGCAGACGGGCGGCTTCGGCGGGATGCGGGGTCAGGATTGCCGGGTTTGAACGGCTGGCCAGCGCCACCTGCAGATTGCCTTCGCGGGCGATCAGGTTGAGGGCATCGGCATCGAGGACCAGCGGTTGATCGAGGCTGATTGCCGCCTCCAGTAATTCGCCGGCCTGCAACGACATGCCCAGACCGGGGCCGCAGGCGAGGGCGGCCAGTTCGGTGAGCAACAGGTCCTTGCCCGTACGCAGCATCAATTCCGGCTGCTGGAGATCGCAGGCGGGAGCCGCGCTGTCGAGCAGGCCGAGATAGACGCGTCCGGCCCCCAGCTTGAGCGCAGCACGTCCGCTCAACAAGGCCGCACCGACCATCGAATGAGCACCGCCGAGTATCCCTGCGCTGCCGAAATTGCCTTTGTGACTGTCTTTCCGGCGAGGCTTCAGACTGTCGGCGAAGTGCGTCCGGTCCAGTTGCCAGGCGGTTGGTGGGAAATTGATCGACGGATCGATGCCGATAGTCGCCACCCGGACTTCCCCGCAATGATCCGGCCCTGCTGCGGTCAACAAGCCCGCTTTGCCCGAAATGAAGGTGATCGTCTGCGTGGCCTCGATGGCCGGCTCGAAGACCTGGCCGGTATCGGCATTCAGCCCGGAGGGACAATCGAGTGCCAGCACGGGGCAGTTATCCCGTTGCCGCAGGCGATTGGTCGCTTCGATCAGTTCCGCGTATCTGCCGCTGGCTGGCCGGCTCAGGCCGATGCCGAACAGGCCATCGACAATCAGTCCCCAGCGCTGTTGTTCGGGGATATGTTCAAGCCATGTGCCGCCGGCCGAACTGAAGCGTTCAAAAGCGGCAGCGGCATCGTCCGGCAAACTGCTGGCTTGTCCGGAGAAAACCAGATACACGCTCAAGAAACGCTGACGCAACAGCCGCGCCACTTCGAAGGCATCGCCGCCATTGTTGCCCGGGCCGGCCAGCACCAGCACCGGCAGTCCATTGTCGCTGACCAGTTCGTTCGCCCAGTCGGCAGCGGCTGCGCCGGCTCGCTGCATCAGCGGTTCGTCGCGATGGCGGGATTCGATTTGACGCAGGGTGCTGCTCAGGTAAAGGGCTGTATTCATGGATTTCATTCTAGCCGAAATGAATCGGCAGGATTTTGCGCCAGCCCTATTTCACTGCTTCATCACAGCCCTGGCCGCCGTCGGGGCGAGGCCCGGCCAGCACCTTCCACGCGTAAGTCAGATAAAGCAGCCAGCCGCCCAGCCAGCTCACGCCGGCCAGCAGGATGAGCAAGGGATAGGCGGCGGAAAAAGCCGGCAGACCGGCGCTACCGCGAATCAGCGCCGCGCTGAGCAGCAAGCCGGCTGAAATCAACAGCCAACGGCGCTGATCCAGCCGGTATCCGCTGTGCAGACGACCGGCAACGGCCATCACGATGAGGATCGAGAGGCTGAGCGCACCGGCCAGCAGCAGGTGATGACCGGCGCTGATCAGGTTGTGGCCGTTGAGCAGGCCGAGTCCTATCGTGGCGTAGCCGAGTGCCATGCAGCCATAAACCAGGTAGGGAATCAGCACCCAGCGTTGCAACAGGGCGCGGCCGACGTGCCAGTCGTTGAGCAGGTTGAATATGCCGGCCGCTGCGGCCAGCGCCAGCCAGCCGCTGGCGTGGCTGCCGGGGAGCAGAAATTCGGTAACGCTGTAGGCAGCAATGCTGAAAATGACCAGGTTGCGGCGGGGCGGACGGGCCAGATAAGGCGCCGCCATGCCGCCCTGGGCTTCGAGTACGTCATTGACCAGGCGCATCGAGATACGCGACAGCGCGACCACGATCAGGATCATCATCAAGCCAATGCCCAGGCGCAACCAGGCCAGCGCATCCGCCTGACGGAAAAGGGCAACATAGAAGCCGCCATGCACGACGATCAAGCCAAGCAAGGCGTGGAAAAAGGCAAGGTGGCGGCGATTCGGGGCGCGCCACAGCGGGCCGCTCAAGCGAGCGGTCAGCAGGGCCAGGAAACCCAGGTCGAAGATTGCGGCCGGCATCACGCCGACCCAGCCGGCCAGCAGATAAGCCAGGCGGCCACCAAACCACAGCGCGAGCAACTGGCGAACGGTGTTCGGGCGGACCGGGGCCGTCCCGGTAAACTCGATGATGGCGGTGAGCAGAAAGCCGGCAATCGATGCACCGGCAAAGCCGAAGATCAGTTCGTGGGCATGCCAGACGATGGCGCCCCCCGGCAAGTCGGGCAGCGGTAACAGGCCGCCCAGCACACCCAGCCAGTAGCTCATGGCGAGCAGGGCGGAGAGCGCGGTAAGCAGGAAGAACGGGCGGAACGGACAGCACCAGAGGGCGGCCAGCGGGGCGGTTTCGCCGCTCGCTCCGGTCGACCGCGAAAAATGGCCAAAATTGAATTTCATTTTCGCGCCACCAGAGAAAAGGCAGCACGGACATCCGGCCACTGGATGAACTCGGCGGTATGGGCGAAGACCCAGCTTTCATCACGCTCGGTGACCGGCGTTTCAAGAAGGTGTTCGGCCACGATGGCACCCGGCGAGCCGGTCATGATCAAGATCCGGTCGGCCAGACGAATCGCTTCCATCAGGTCGTGAGTAATCATCAGTACGGCGCTGGCATGCGCTGCGCGCTCCCTGGCCAGCAGCTCGTAGAGCTCGCTTTTCAGGCCGATGTCGAGTGCTGAAAATGCCTCGTCAAGCAATAGCAGATCGGGCTGGACAGCAAAGGCCCGGGCCAGGGCCGCCCGACTTTGCATGCCGCCGGAAAGCGCACCGGGAAACTTGTCGAGATCATCTTCATTCAGCCCCATGCTCAAGGCCAGTTGCCGCGCCCGGCTTGTTCGCTCGGGTCGTGCGATGCCTTGGGCCTTGAGGCCGAGGGCGATGTTTTCCAGCGTCTGTTTCCAGGGCAGCAGGCGTGGTTGCTGGAACATCATCGCCGGCCGTGAAAAACCGTTGTCGATCCGGCCTTCCCAGGGAGCCAGCAGACCGGCAGCCAGGTTGAGCAAGGTTGTCTTGCCGCAACCTGACGGGCCGACCAGGGCAACGGCTTCGCCAGCATGAACGGTCAGATTGATGTTGTCGAGGACGCGCTGGTAACCGAAGCGATGATTCAGCGCCGAAATGCTTAATTGCTTGATGATGCCAACTCCCGCCACGACTCGACCTTGCGCTTGACCGGTTCGAGCAACAGATATTCGATGGCCAGCAAGGTGCCGACCAGCGCCACGATCCAGGCCATCGACGCCGCCGTGTCGAGATGGCTGCGTGATACGGCGAGCGCCGCACCGATGCCGTCCTCGGTGGACAGCAATTCGGCCATCACGACAATTTTCCACGACATGCCGAGCGCCGCGATCCAGGCCGGGAAAAGATAGGAAACAACGTGCGGCAGATAAATGTCGGTCAGCTTCATCCAGGTCGACAGCCCGAACATCCGGGCCAGCTCCTTCAACTGGCCATCCAGCGTGCGCGTGCCTTGCATCGCACCAACAAAGATGATCGGGAAGCAGGCGATGAAGACGGTGAAGATCGGCGTACCGTCGCCCGCCCCGAACCAGAGCAGCGCCAGGATCAGCCAGGCGATCGGCGGCATGCCGACTAGTACGGTGATAATCGGGCGTGACATCATCGACGCCGTCATCGAAACCCCGGCAGCAAGCCCGAGCAGGCTGCCGACCACGACCGAAAGCCCGAAACCGGCCAGCGCCCGGCGTGCCGTGATGCCGATTTCAGTCCACGCACGACCATCGTTCAACAAGCCGCCTAGCGTGCTCAAGGCTTCGAGCGGGGTCGGCAGGATCAGCGGGCCGAAGGCCTCCGCGGTCAACGTCCAGACCGCCATGAAAATGCACAAGCTGGCCAGCGAGCCCCAGCCGCTCCACAGGTAGTGGCCGGTGGCGGCCAGCCACGCGCCGATTGCTTTACGTCCGGCTTGACTCATCGGGCGTAGAAAGCGTCATCCGGCATTTTGCCGCCGACCAGGGCCGGGTTCCGGGCATGCAACTGGCCGAGAAAAAATTCGAGTTCCGGCCTGGCTTGCGCCGTCGTCACATGTCGCGTCTGGCTGACGGCCATGGCATCGGCCACCGCCTCAGGACTGAGCAGGTCGATCCGCTTGGCGACCATTTCGCCGCATTTGAGGGAATTTTTCTGACACCAGAGCAGCGACTGTTCGTAAGCCGCCATGATCTTCGCCTGCAGCGCCTCGTCTTTCAGGGCCTTGCCGATGACCGCAATACCGGCTTGCGGAATGCGGGTTTCGCGCTTGAACAGGCGGCCCCATTCCTGTTGCAGGTCGACGCTGCGATGCAGTTCGGGCGCAATCAGGCTGACCGGGAAGGACCGGGTCTTGCGCAGCGCCATCGATACGGCCGGCTCGGCCAGCAGGGCGTGGTCAACGCGTCGGCTGACCAGCAATTGCATGGCGTCGAGCGGCGAGCCGACATAACGCAGCTTGAAATCTTTCTTGGCATCGAGTCCCTGCTTTTCGGCAATCAGTTCAAAAACGATGTCCGGCATGTCGGCGCGGAAAGGCATGGCGATTTCCTTGCCCTTGAAATCACTCAGCGTCTTTGCCGTCTTGTCACGCGAAACCATCCACAAAACGCCCCAGGTCGAGATGTTGAGCAACTTGAGCCCGACACCGCGGTTATACAGATTGGCAGCGACATTGCTTGGCATTGCCACGAAATCCGCCTTGCCGCCGAGTACCAGCACACGCAGTTGATCCGGATCTTTCCAGGTCTGGAATTCGACGTGATCGGCGATATCTTTCAAGGCGCCGCTGTCGATCATGTGAATCAGCGGCGTCGAGACCGCTGCCGGCGGGCCTGACAGAACCAGCTTGGGCAGGCGCTCGGCCTGGGCCGGTGCCAGGCCGAGCCAGCTGAGAAGGGCGAGGGCGGTAAAGCGGGCAAAGCAGGATTTCACAGGCAGGGTCTCGAAAAGGATTAAAAACTACCGCGCCAGGCAAGCTGGACGCTACGGCCCGGTGCCTTGATTTCAGCGCCGGAAACACCTTCGGTCAGGTGCTCATGGTAAATCTTGTCAGCCAGGTTCCTGACCGCAAAACGCAGGCTCTGATTCTTGGCAAATTGCCAGCTGGCACCCAGGTCGGCCGTAACGAAACCGGCGGTTGCGTTTTCGGCACCGCGCGTGAATTGCGTCGCCACCCGGTCCTGGCGGTCGACCAGACGCAGCGTGAAGTCGGCCTTCACGCCAGGCATGACGCGCCCCATCCAGCCGAGCGACACTTCATCGGCCGGCATCTGGAACAAGGGTTCGTTGAGATCGTCGTTTTCGCCACGAATACGCGAGTAGCCAGCGCTCAACCACTGACCGGCGACAAACTGCCAGCGGGCGTGCGCTTCGATACCGTAAAGCGTGGCGCTGCCGAGATTGACCGTTTTTTTGCAGTTGCCGGCATTTGGCGCACCGCATGCGGCCGTAGCGGCTGCACCGCTCAGAATCTGGCCGGTCATGTAGTTGTCGATCTGGTTGTAAAAGGCCGAAATGCCATAGTCGACCGTGGTATTCGCGCCTTTGATGCCAATCTCGAACTGGTCGGCCTTTTCGGCCTCGACTTCAGGGCTGCCGGCATAGAAATAGCCATCGCCGCGCAGGCCGGACTCGTAACGCTCACGCATCCCCGGTGCCCGGAAAGCGCGGGCGTAATTGGCGTAGGGGCGGAACAGCGGGGCGACTTCGTAAATGGCGCCAAAGCTGCCTGAAACGGCGCTGTCCGAGCCGTCGAGACCGGTCGTCCGGGCACCGTTGCCCATGCTGGCGGCCTCGCTCTTGACCGTGTCGTAGCGCAACCCGGCCAGCAGGTTGAGCCGGCCGAAGCGCATGTCGTCCTGGACGTAAAAGCCGAGCGCCCTGATCTTGGCATCCTGGAAAGGATTGTTGGCATTCAGCGTGGTGAAGGGCGCCGCACTGGCCATCTTGCGATCCGGATTGCCGCTCATTTCCCAGGCATTGACGCCAAAGGACAGCAGGTGCTGCGGATGAACCAGCCAATCGGCCTTGGCATCGAAACCGTTGGTTTCGAAAGTGACCCGGTTGGTGACGATGTCGCGATTCAGATTGTTGGCCCAGGAATTGATGTTGCGCTCCATTTCCTGCCGATAGACGCGGAGATCCAGATTGACCGGCGCTTCGCCTGTGCCCTGGCGGTTGTAGCCGATCTCAAGCAGGCGGCGCTCCTGTTCCGGCGAATGCACGGTGGTGCTGCCGACTAGCGGGCTGGCATGCGGCTTGGTCGAACCGGCGTACCAGACGTCTTCATCCTTGTGCATTTGGGCTGAAATACGCAATTGCTGCCGGGCATCGATCCGGAAACGGTACTGGCTGATCAAGGCATCCGAGTCATAGCCGGTGCGGGCAACCTTGCCCTCCGGCGATTTGTAATCATCGATCCTGGCCAGCGAAGCGCCGAGCATCAACGCATGATCACCGGCACTGGCGTTGAGTACGGCCGTACCGCGCATACCCTGGCTGGCGCTGTCGAAACTGACACCGGTTTCCAGTCCGAAACCGGGAACAAACCGGGCTTGCGGCAGCAGGACGTTAATCGCGCCACCGAGCGCCCCGGTGCCATAGAGGACCGAAGCACCGCCCTTGATCACTTCAATCCGTTCAGCCAGACCGAGTGTCATGAACGAAGCAATCGCGCCGGCCGGCTGGGCCGAATTGAAGCGCATGCCATCGACCAGCAAGACGGTGCTTTCCTTGCCGAGGCCGCGAATCACCGGATTCTGCCCCTGGGCGCTATCGTTCGAAATGGCGATGCCGGGCTCTCCGCGCAAGGCATCGCCGACATTGGCCGCACCGCGCCGGGCAATTTCATCGCGGTCGAGCGTGGTGGTCGATAGCGGCGTATCGAGATCGTTGGCGGCATAACCCTTGGCGGTGACATTGACAGCAGAAAGTGTGCTTTCCTGGGCGTTGACCGTGGAAAAGGCAACAAGCAGGGCAATCGTGACGGTACTAAGGCGAGGCAAGTCCATGAACAGCTCCAGTGAATGCGGCTGGCTGGCGTAGGCTGGCTTGCCTGATCATTAATCAGAAAACGCTAACACTTTACCAAATGAGAATGATTGTTAATTTGATTGATGTCATTTTTGTCGTCCAAAGTAAAACGCCCGGAGGCGACAGATCGCATCCGGGCGTACTGAGTTGTCCGGCTTCAGAAATCGGCGCGCAGCGTCACATACAGATTGCGCCCCAGTTCGGCATAGCCGAAATTGGCTGATTTTTCGGCCAGCCGGACATCGGTCAGGTTGTTGACGCCGGCCCGGAGGCTGAATGTCTGGTCGAAACGCTTGCCGACACTGGCATTCCACAAAGCATAGGCGGGCAGGTCGCCGGTACTGCTGCTTTGATCGCCATAGTATTCAACCCCGCCGCGACTGCTCCAGCCATGGCCGATGGTCCAATCGACGGTTGAAGCCAACGATACTCCCGGCCGATCGTTCAATGCCTTGCCAGTCGTTTCATCCTGGGTATCGAGCAGGGTCAGATTGACGTTCCACAGCCAGTTGCTGCCGACATTCCAGCTGAAGCCGGTTTCCAGACCGTTGATCGTTGCCTTGTCGACGTTGTCGTAAAGATAGGTACGGCGAATGCCGACCGTCTTGATCAGGCGATAGGTGATCAGATCGTCAACCTTGGTGTGGAACAGGGTTGCCCGCAGATTGAGCGGGCCGCGCTTCCAGTCGGCGCTGATTTCGAGCGAGTCGGATTTTTCAGGCTGGATGTTGCCGTTGCCAAGAAAAGTATGCGGCCCTTCGGCACCGATATAGCTGGGCGAAATCTGCTTCAGCGTCGGCGCCTTGAAGGCGTGGCCGTAGCCCCCCTTGATGACCAGTTCCGGACTGGCTTCCCAGACCAGGTAGGCGCGCGGGCTGGCTTCCGAGCCGAACAGTTCGTGTTCGTCGCCGCGCACGCCGGCGGTCAGCATCACGCTGCTGCCGAGCGCAATTTCGTCCTGGATGAACAGTGCCTTGTGCGTTGCGCTGTCCTTGCCGCCGACCAGGCCACTGTTTTTCAGCGATTCCGTCCGGTGCTCGCCGCCAATCGTGATGATCTGCCCCCCCAGCTTGATCGCGGCAAAGGCATCGACAACCTCGTCGCTCATGTTTTGCGGCCGGGTTGCGCTGACGCCATTGGTTCGCGTATTGGTCACGTCGATTTCGCTGCGATAAGCCCGAACCTGGCTGCGCCAGGCACCGAACTCGCCTTTCCAGGCGATGCTGGCTTGGGACTTTTCGATGTCGTAGCGATTTTCGTAAGTTTTTCCGGCACTGCTCACATCGTCGTAAGTGCGTACCTCGTCGCCCTTGCTCCACTGGACATCGACACTTTGCGACTCAGTCAACTTGAGGGTGCCGCCCAGACCGGCAGTCCGTGTCTTGCGTCCCTCGATTTCCGAATAGCGCCGGTCGTCCTTGTTGGCGACGGCAGCACGTTGCGTGCTCTCACCATTGACGCGCAGCGTCACCCGTTCGCCGACCGGGCCGGCGGCAAAAACCGAGCCCTGAGCTCCCTGGCCGCCATCGTTGTCGGCCAGGGCCGACCCCGAAAGCATCAACGAGCCGATCCATTTGTCTTTGGGTTGGCGGGTGATCAGATTGATCACCCCGCCGAGCGCCTCGGAACCATACAGGGTAGACATCGGGCCGCGAATGATTTCAACCCGTTCGATGGCTGAAACTGGCAGCCAGCCGTACTGGTAGTCGGAATGGCCAACGACATCGTCAGAGGGAGCAATGCGGCGCCCGTCGATCAGCGTCAGCGTGTGTTTGCCTTCCAGCCCGCGTAACGCCAGCGTCTTGCGACCGCCGACCTGGCGTGGCGAAAGCGTGATGCCGGGGCTGCCGCGGACGGCATCGAGCAAATCGGTAGCGTTGCGCTCTTCAAGCTCTTCACGGCTGATCACGCTGATTGACGCCGGTGCCGTGCGGGTTTCGTGTTCGGACAAGGTGGCGCTGACCACGGTTTGTTTCAGCGTCGTTTCTTCGGTCAAGCCATCCTGCGCGAAGCCGCCAAGCGCACCGAGGATGGCAAGCGTGCCGACGCGCAGTCTGAAGCGGGGATGAGTGGGGTGCATGAAGCCTCCTGAAATCATGGAAATAGGCTGGCTTCCTGCACTTCAGGTGGCTGGCAAAGCGGTCTGGGTCGATGGTTATTTGGTCAGAATCAGCTTGTCCAGGCGGGTGATTCGCAAGCTGTAGCGTTCGCCGCCATGCATGATGCTGATCTCCTGATGATTGCCGAACAGGCTCTGGCTGGTGATTCTGTGGCCATCGCTCCGGCTGGCCGGCGGGCTGGCCGGAAGATTGTCCTGTGAGTGACGCAAGTGCCGGTTGAATGGCGTTTTGACTGTTTGTTTCTGGTGTTGCATGGGATGGCTCATCCTTACATTCGGGTGGCGTAATACTCGACGATGCGCTGCAAGTCGATCGGGAAGGGGGCCGACGTACCATCCGGCAGATGGCTGAGGCGGGCAGTCAGTGTCGTGCTGTCGAGCGCGATCCATTCCGGACGTTCAAGTGCCGGGCTTTCGAGGGCGCTGCGAATGGCGGTGAGTTTGCCGCCTTGCTCGGTCGGGCCGAAGGCATCGCCGACACGGATGCGAATCGATGGAACCGTGACACGCCGGCCATTGAGGGCGAAGTGACCGTGGCTGACCAGTTGCCGGGCGGCCGGGATGGTGGGTGCGAAACCGGCCCGAAATACAAGATTGTCGAGACGGCGTTCGAGTAGTTCAACCAGCTTGTCACCGGTCGCGCCGCGATCCTTCTTGGCATCCAGCACGACGCGACGCAACTGGCGCTCGGAGAGGCCGTAGTTGTAACGCAACTTTTGCTTTTCCATCAGTTGCAAGCCAAATTCGGACTTGCGGCTGCTCAGCTTGCGTGCGCCATGCTGACCGGGGGGCTGCGGTCGATCCTGCATCGTTTTACGGCTCAGGCCGGGCAGATCGACGCCCAGAGCGCGCAAAACCTTGAGACGGGGGCCGGTGTAACGGGACATATTCTTTTCTTTCAGTGAATTTGACGGTCTGCTGCGGTCAACGGGCTAAAAACGACAAAACCCGTGGCGGGTGACGCCGAAAAACAGGGACAGATGCTGAAAGCAGGTGGTTCGTGGCTGATCGCCGGCATTCAGCAAACAGGTCGGTGTTATCCATGAGGCACTCCAGACGTTTTGACAAAAACTGGCTGGCTGGCCGGATACCCGGATGGCTGGCTGAATCGGGGGAGGGAAAGCGTCTTCCGATTCAAGGAATGACGCCTTCGATCTAAATAAGAATTATTATCAATAAAGCGATTCGGGTCAAGCAATATGACTCGTCAGGCGATTTGTTTCTGCCGGTCGGCCGGTTTGACCAGACAGCCGCGCCGGATGAAGCGATCCCGGAAAAGGAAGCCCTGCACCAGATCGAACCCCATTTGTCGGGCCATCGCCAGGTGATCCTCGGTTTCTATCCCTTCAAGCACCGTCGTCAGCCCGAGATCGGCCGCCTGGGCCAGCGCCCAGGTCAGGATGGTGCGCTGCTTGGCCGACATTTCGCCGACCAGCCAAGAACGGTCGAATTTCAGGAAGGCTGCGTGCATCAGTGCGGCATAGGAAACCAGACCGCGTGACGAAGCCAGGTCGTCGATTGCCAGGCGAATCTTCTCCTGGTCGAGCTGGCGCATCATGCGCTCGGAGAGATCGACGTCCTGCAAATGCAGGTTCTCGATCACTTCGACCACCAGCCGGCTGCGTTGCTGCCGCAAAACGGGCAGGAAAACGTTTTCACCATCCTCGGCTTCGCCCACGGCATAACTGTCGGGATCGAGGTTGACGAAGAGCAGGCCATGCTGCGGTGCCTCGGCCAGTTGCAGACGCTTCATTTCCAGTTCGGCATGCAGCAGGAGCAGGGGATTGGCATGCAAAGCCTCGAATACATGATCGGGCGGCAAGGCGTGGCCGGTCGTATCGATGAAACGGGCCAGTGCTTCATGGCACTGCGCATCACCGGTACGGGTCGACACCAGCGGCTGGTATTCGACGCCGAAGCGGCGACTGTTGAGGCATTCGAGAATGCGATGCGGATGGATTTTGGGTTGCGGCACATTGGCTTTCAAAAGTTCA
It encodes:
- the nadC gene encoding carboxylating nicotinate-nucleotide diphosphorylase, translated to MSIEFDFPLASEITRNVDAALLEDIGAGDITAELVPARRIAQATVVSREPGVLCGTAWFDQAILKLDPNATVVWCAADGDRIAANHVLCQISANARALLSAERTALNFLQLLSAVASKARIYADAIEGTKAQVVDTRKTLPGLRIAQKYAVRAGGGGNHRLALWDAILIKENHIHAAGSIVGALTEARLAAERAGSRCKFIQIEVESIRELETALDAGATMILLDNFSLGMMREAARINAGRAVLEASGNVTLETIRSIAETGVDRISVGALTKDVKALDLSMRFID
- a CDS encoding NnrS family protein, encoding MKFNFGHFSRSTGASGETAPLAALWCCPFRPFFLLTALSALLAMSYWLGVLGGLLPLPDLPGGAIVWHAHELIFGFAGASIAGFLLTAIIEFTGTAPVRPNTVRQLLALWFGGRLAYLLAGWVGVMPAAIFDLGFLALLTARLSGPLWRAPNRRHLAFFHALLGLIVVHGGFYVALFRQADALAWLRLGIGLMMILIVVALSRISMRLVNDVLEAQGGMAAPYLARPPRRNLVIFSIAAYSVTEFLLPGSHASGWLALAAAAGIFNLLNDWHVGRALLQRWVLIPYLVYGCMALGYATIGLGLLNGHNLISAGHHLLLAGALSLSILIVMAVAGRLHSGYRLDQRRWLLISAGLLLSAALIRGSAGLPAFSAAYPLLILLAGVSWLGGWLLYLTYAWKVLAGPRPDGGQGCDEAVK
- a CDS encoding ABC transporter ATP-binding protein, which translates into the protein MAGVGIIKQLSISALNHRFGYQRVLDNINLTVHAGEAVALVGPSGCGKTTLLNLAAGLLAPWEGRIDNGFSRPAMMFQQPRLLPWKQTLENIALGLKAQGIARPERTSRARQLALSMGLNEDDLDKFPGALSGGMQSRAALARAFAVQPDLLLLDEAFSALDIGLKSELYELLARERAAHASAVLMITHDLMEAIRLADRILIMTGSPGAIVAEHLLETPVTERDESWVFAHTAEFIQWPDVRAAFSLVARK
- a CDS encoding FMN-binding glutamate synthase family protein — its product is MSEMIGVFHVSIGVLVALILAILLSYWYLRDITQKRHTVLRNFPVIGHLRFFFESLGEYFRQYFFLGDREEMPFNRATRAWVYRLAKNEGGILGFGSTYDINQSGALIFVNAAFPVLEAEHQPTPAVLIGDGWCDKPFSARSRINISGMSYGAISRPAVQALSHGAAMAGCYMDTGEGGLSPYHLEGGCDVIFQIGTAKYGVRDSQGKLDPAKLREMAAHETVRAFEIKLSQGAKPGKGGVLPAAKVTEEIARIRGITFGVDSISPNRHPETGNMDELLDMVVQVREITGKPVGIKTAIGGWQFMHELIEAVRRRGLYCAPDFLTIDGGEGGSGAAPQALADHMALSINEALPRVVDALIESGLRDRIKVIASGKLITPAKVAWALACGADLVNTARGYMFSLGCIQALRCHQNSCPTGITTHDPRLQRGLVVEDKAERVAGYTRNMNKEIEMIAHACGLKHAGEFKREHVRMVQPNGQSISLNMLYPYPPIR
- a CDS encoding NAD(P)H-hydrate dehydratase — encoded protein: MNTALYLSSTLRQIESRHRDEPLMQRAGAAAADWANELVSDNGLPVLVLAGPGNNGGDAFEVARLLRQRFLSVYLVFSGQASSLPDDAAAAFERFSSAGGTWLEHIPEQQRWGLIVDGLFGIGLSRPASGRYAELIEATNRLRQRDNCPVLALDCPSGLNADTGQVFEPAIEATQTITFISGKAGLLTAAGPDHCGEVRVATIGIDPSINFPPTAWQLDRTHFADSLKPRRKDSHKGNFGSAGILGGAHSMVGAALLSGRAALKLGAGRVYLGLLDSAAPACDLQQPELMLRTGKDLLLTELAALACGPGLGMSLQAGELLEAAISLDQPLVLDADALNLIAREGNLQVALASRSNPAILTPHPAEAARLLACSTEAVQAARLDAACDLAERYRCHVALKGCGTVIAAVDGRFWINSTGNPGMATAGMGDVLTGLIVALLAQGWPALEALLAGVHLHGAAADRLLAQGCGPIGMTAGETIAPARQLFNEWVGTGRAY